In one window of Microbacterium sp. PM5 DNA:
- a CDS encoding energy-coupling factor transporter transmembrane component T, translating to MSAAVTDPWARTDSGSVRTLEGINPLAKLAAPLPAMILLVFVRDLATPLAFIAVAYVVVLLGARLTARVALLLFVALPAAALVIGASMSLWTDPARVGGAVLTHVGSWTLTSGALAVGSATGLRLAAIVALTLIAGLTTTGPDLVRASVQQLRVPYRVGYTALAAFRFVPRFGHELDVIRQAHRVRGSHGGRGPFAAIARWWGYLVPLLAGAIRHAERVALSMDARAFGAHPDRTERHLVPWRRRDTVFVVVFWLVSGAILIALFPWTV from the coding sequence GTGAGCGCCGCCGTCACCGATCCGTGGGCGCGCACCGACAGCGGGAGCGTTCGCACGCTGGAGGGCATCAACCCCCTGGCGAAGCTCGCGGCGCCCCTGCCCGCGATGATCCTGCTGGTGTTCGTGCGCGACCTCGCCACCCCGCTCGCGTTCATCGCCGTCGCCTATGTCGTCGTGCTCCTCGGCGCGCGGCTGACCGCCCGGGTGGCCCTGCTGCTGTTCGTCGCGCTGCCCGCCGCGGCCCTCGTCATCGGAGCGTCGATGAGCCTGTGGACCGATCCCGCCCGCGTCGGCGGCGCCGTTCTCACGCACGTCGGCTCGTGGACGTTGACCAGTGGAGCCCTGGCGGTCGGGTCCGCGACAGGACTGCGCCTGGCCGCGATCGTCGCGCTCACGCTGATCGCGGGGCTGACGACCACGGGCCCCGACCTCGTCCGGGCGAGCGTGCAACAGCTGCGCGTGCCGTACCGGGTCGGCTACACCGCACTGGCCGCCTTCCGCTTCGTGCCGCGGTTCGGGCACGAGCTCGACGTGATCCGCCAGGCCCACCGGGTGCGCGGGTCGCACGGCGGCCGCGGACCGTTTGCCGCGATCGCGCGCTGGTGGGGCTATCTCGTGCCGCTTCTCGCGGGCGCGATCCGCCACGCCGAGCGCGTCGCGCTGTCGATGGATGCCCGCGCCTTCGGCGCCCACCCCGACCGCACCGAGCGTCACCTCGTCCCGTGGCGCCGGCGCGACACCGTCTTCGTGGTCGTCTTCTGGCTGGTGAGCGGCGCCATCCTGATCGCCCTCTTCCCCTGGACCGTCTGA
- a CDS encoding GNAT family N-acetyltransferase, with protein sequence MLPVRPPPRQAWCPDREPAYGGRTPAHERDVMSDDIRIARNDDADRYEILVDGRVAGFTEYEADAEGRHVFPHTEIDPAYGGRGLGTKLVAAAMEGESARGVAVVPVCPFVVSYLQKNEVPGLAVAWREGDVEAASAASTAEPTPGDEGVGSSRG encoded by the coding sequence ATCCTCCCGGTTCGCCCGCCGCCGCGACAGGCCTGGTGCCCTGACCGAGAACCGGCCTACGGTGGGAGGACACCTGCACACGAAAGGGACGTGATGAGCGACGACATCCGCATCGCCCGCAACGACGACGCCGACCGCTACGAGATCCTCGTCGACGGACGGGTCGCCGGCTTCACCGAGTACGAAGCGGATGCCGAGGGCCGGCACGTCTTCCCGCACACGGAGATCGACCCCGCCTACGGCGGACGCGGACTCGGCACGAAGCTCGTCGCGGCGGCGATGGAGGGCGAGTCCGCGCGCGGGGTTGCCGTGGTGCCGGTGTGCCCGTTCGTCGTGAGCTACCTGCAGAAGAACGAGGTGCCCGGCCTCGCCGTGGCGTGGCGCGAGGGTGATGTCGAGGCCGCGAGCGCCGCGTCGACCGCCGAGCCGACGCCGGGCGACGAAGGGGTGGGGTCGTCCCGAGGATGA
- a CDS encoding ABC transporter ATP-binding protein has product MTTAEPGADAAVPDIRAAGALLSVRDLGIRHDGADAEAPAGASFVVNRGEVVLLLGPSGAGKSTLALALNGLIPHAVPATVRGRVEVDGLDTAETPVSVLSTRVGMVFQDPDAQLVTGTLLDEVAFGPENLRLPVADVLERAEEGLRRVGLWDRRHENPDRLSGGGRQRLAIACALAMGSPLLVLDEPTANLDPQGVEEVYATLGALVAAGDRAIVLVEHNLDAVVGIIDRVVVLDRTGRTVADGTVDEVLRARAAELHEMGVWLPVSTLAALRLRAAGWALDPLPLDPTELRTALDAADAPAGSPAASVPSAADAAPVASAEPLIRVRGLRTLRGRREILHGIDLDVAAGEFVAIVGANGAGKTTLLQSLAGVVPVPRGQVVLDGIDVARSDPRELSRRIGFVFQNPEHQFIAHTVFDELAHGLRRQRLAENEVRERAFDVLRRFDLDGKADVHPFLLSGGQKRRLSVGTALVAGAPVLALDEPTFGQDRARADELMDLLEGLSADGTTILVVTHDMQLVTEHAHRTVVVSEGCVIADAATAAIFADDDLVRAAGLRQPPLRRAFAGMTRHPSLADVTRLTDLPVGVTAP; this is encoded by the coding sequence GTGACCACTGCTGAGCCTGGAGCGGATGCCGCGGTGCCCGATATCCGCGCGGCCGGTGCTCTGCTGAGCGTGCGTGATCTCGGCATCCGTCACGACGGAGCGGATGCCGAGGCTCCCGCCGGCGCCTCGTTCGTCGTCAACCGCGGCGAAGTGGTGCTGCTTCTCGGTCCGAGCGGGGCCGGGAAGTCGACGCTCGCACTGGCGCTCAACGGGCTCATCCCCCACGCGGTGCCGGCCACGGTGCGCGGACGGGTGGAGGTCGACGGTCTCGACACCGCCGAGACCCCGGTGTCGGTGCTGAGCACGCGAGTGGGCATGGTGTTCCAGGATCCCGACGCGCAGCTGGTGACGGGAACCCTCCTCGACGAAGTGGCCTTCGGCCCCGAGAACCTGCGTCTTCCCGTGGCGGACGTGCTGGAGCGCGCGGAGGAAGGCCTGCGCCGGGTCGGCCTGTGGGACCGGCGGCACGAGAACCCCGACCGTCTGAGCGGAGGCGGCCGCCAGCGCCTCGCGATCGCGTGCGCGCTCGCGATGGGCTCACCGCTTCTGGTGCTCGACGAGCCGACGGCGAACCTCGACCCGCAGGGCGTCGAAGAGGTCTACGCGACGCTCGGCGCGCTCGTCGCCGCCGGCGATCGCGCGATCGTGCTCGTGGAACACAACCTCGACGCCGTCGTCGGCATCATCGACCGGGTCGTCGTGCTCGATCGCACCGGGCGCACCGTGGCCGACGGCACGGTCGACGAGGTGCTGCGCGCCCGCGCCGCCGAGCTGCATGAGATGGGGGTCTGGCTGCCCGTCTCGACCCTCGCCGCACTGCGTCTGCGCGCTGCGGGGTGGGCGCTCGATCCTCTGCCGCTCGACCCGACCGAACTGCGCACCGCCCTCGACGCGGCGGACGCACCGGCCGGCTCGCCCGCGGCATCCGTCCCTTCCGCAGCCGATGCGGCGCCGGTCGCCTCCGCAGAGCCGTTGATACGTGTCCGCGGGCTGCGCACTCTGCGGGGTCGTCGCGAGATCCTGCACGGCATCGACCTGGATGTGGCGGCGGGCGAGTTCGTCGCCATCGTCGGCGCGAACGGCGCGGGAAAGACCACGCTGCTGCAGTCGCTCGCGGGAGTCGTCCCGGTGCCGCGGGGGCAGGTGGTGCTCGACGGCATCGACGTCGCGCGCAGCGATCCGCGCGAGCTGTCGCGGCGAATCGGCTTCGTGTTCCAGAATCCGGAGCACCAGTTCATCGCGCACACGGTGTTCGACGAACTGGCGCACGGCCTGCGGCGGCAGCGGCTCGCCGAGAACGAGGTGCGCGAGCGGGCCTTCGATGTGCTGCGCCGGTTCGACCTCGACGGCAAGGCCGACGTGCACCCCTTCCTGCTCTCCGGCGGGCAGAAGCGGCGCCTGTCGGTGGGCACCGCTCTCGTCGCCGGTGCGCCCGTGCTCGCCCTCGACGAACCCACGTTCGGTCAGGATCGGGCGCGGGCCGACGAGCTCATGGATCTGTTGGAGGGCCTGAGCGCCGACGGCACCACGATCCTCGTCGTCACCCACGACATGCAGCTGGTCACCGAGCACGCGCATCGCACGGTCGTCGTCTCCGAGGGGTGCGTGATCGCGGATGCCGCGACCGCCGCGATCTTCGCAGACGACGATCTGGTGCGCGCGGCGGGTCTCCGTCAGCCGCCGCTGCGACGCGCGTTCGCGGGGATGACGCGGCATCCTTCTCTTGCCGACGTCACCCGCCTCACCGATCTGCCGGTGGGGGTGACGGCCCCGTGA
- a CDS encoding DEAD/DEAH box helicase, whose amino-acid sequence MTSPAALTDLVPVGASADAAYQGFVDWAAGRGLALYPAQDEAVIELVSGANVILSTPTGTGKSLVAIAAHAACLAAGGRSYYTAPIKALVSEKFFALVEVFGAENVGMVTGDSSVNPDAAIVCCTAEILANIALRHGADAEIAQVVMDEFHYYGDPDRGWAWQVPLLLLPQAQFLLMSATLGDVTPIADDLERRTSRPVALVTGVERPVPLHFSYERRPVHEVLTMLVDEREVPVYIVHFAQAAALERAQALASVTLTTRAQRDEIADAIGGFRFTTGFGKTLSRLVRAGIGVHHAGMLPRYRRLVETLAQRGLLRVICGTDTLGVGINVPIRTVMITALSKYDGTKMRQLTAREFHQVAGRAGRAGYDTHGNVVVMAPEWEIENAVALAKAGDDPAKRKKIVRKKAPTGVVNWGEGSYERLIAAAPEPLVPQLKLTAAMLINVIGRGGDVFGHVRALVFDNHEPIARRFALARRAIAIFRTLVDAGIVEIDRSPASGPRIALTVDLQPNFALNQPLSPFALAAIELLSPDDDVLPGGAPAQGGVGTGHYALDVLSVIESTLDDPRAILAQQEYRARGEAVAAMKRDGIEYDERMALLEEITYPKPLADLLTQSFEVFASSQPWVRDFELSPKSVVRDMFERAMSFAEYVSFYQLSRSEGLVLRYLSDADRAIRQTVPADARTDELRDIIEWLGELVRQVDSSLVDEWSALIDPTAVLPEDGAPVVPPAPPSILTNERAFTVLVRNELFRRVQLAALQDDDALVALDPDVDWPQALDRYYDEHDEILTGGPARSPRLCAIDTADAAASGLWRVEQTIDDPAGDHDWRIRAEVDLAASVEEGAAVVRVTEVVRL is encoded by the coding sequence ATGACCTCGCCCGCGGCACTGACAGATCTCGTGCCCGTCGGCGCGTCGGCGGATGCCGCCTATCAGGGCTTCGTCGATTGGGCCGCCGGGCGCGGGCTGGCGCTGTACCCCGCACAGGACGAAGCCGTCATCGAGCTGGTGTCGGGCGCCAACGTGATCCTGTCGACGCCGACCGGCACCGGCAAGTCGCTCGTCGCGATCGCCGCGCACGCGGCCTGCCTGGCCGCGGGCGGCCGCTCGTATTACACGGCCCCGATCAAGGCGCTGGTCAGCGAGAAGTTCTTCGCGCTGGTCGAGGTGTTCGGCGCCGAGAACGTCGGCATGGTCACCGGCGACTCGTCGGTGAATCCGGATGCCGCGATCGTCTGCTGCACCGCGGAGATCCTCGCCAACATCGCCCTCCGCCACGGCGCGGATGCGGAGATCGCCCAGGTCGTCATGGACGAGTTCCACTACTACGGCGATCCCGATCGGGGATGGGCGTGGCAGGTGCCGCTCCTGCTGCTGCCGCAGGCGCAGTTCCTGCTGATGTCGGCCACTCTCGGCGACGTCACACCGATCGCCGACGATCTGGAGCGCCGCACGTCCCGTCCGGTGGCGCTCGTCACCGGCGTCGAGCGCCCGGTCCCGCTGCACTTCTCCTACGAGCGCCGGCCGGTGCACGAGGTGCTGACGATGCTCGTCGACGAGCGCGAGGTGCCGGTCTACATCGTGCACTTCGCACAGGCAGCGGCCCTCGAGCGTGCGCAGGCCCTGGCATCGGTCACCCTCACCACCCGCGCCCAGCGCGACGAGATCGCCGACGCCATCGGCGGCTTCCGCTTCACGACCGGCTTCGGCAAGACGCTGTCGCGCCTTGTCAGGGCCGGCATCGGTGTGCACCACGCGGGTATGCTGCCGCGCTACCGACGCCTCGTCGAGACTCTCGCCCAGCGCGGGCTGCTGCGGGTGATCTGCGGCACCGACACCCTCGGGGTCGGCATCAATGTGCCCATCCGCACCGTCATGATCACCGCGCTCAGCAAGTACGACGGCACGAAGATGCGCCAGCTCACCGCGCGCGAGTTCCACCAGGTCGCCGGGCGCGCGGGACGTGCCGGCTACGACACCCACGGCAACGTCGTGGTCATGGCGCCCGAGTGGGAGATCGAGAACGCGGTCGCGCTCGCCAAGGCCGGAGACGATCCGGCAAAACGCAAGAAGATCGTCCGCAAGAAGGCCCCCACCGGTGTCGTCAACTGGGGCGAGGGATCATACGAGCGGCTCATCGCCGCCGCTCCCGAGCCGCTCGTGCCGCAGCTGAAGCTCACCGCCGCGATGCTGATCAACGTCATCGGTCGCGGGGGAGACGTGTTCGGCCACGTTCGCGCGCTCGTGTTCGACAACCACGAGCCGATCGCGCGTCGGTTCGCCCTCGCCCGACGCGCGATCGCGATCTTCCGCACGCTCGTGGATGCCGGGATCGTCGAGATCGACCGCTCCCCGGCATCCGGCCCGCGCATCGCGCTCACCGTCGACCTGCAGCCGAACTTCGCGCTCAACCAGCCGTTGTCGCCCTTCGCGCTCGCCGCCATCGAGCTGCTGTCGCCGGACGACGACGTCCTGCCGGGCGGAGCCCCCGCGCAGGGCGGTGTCGGCACCGGCCACTACGCCCTCGACGTGCTGAGCGTCATCGAGTCGACCCTCGATGACCCGCGCGCCATCCTCGCCCAGCAGGAGTACCGCGCCCGGGGCGAGGCGGTTGCCGCCATGAAGCGCGACGGCATCGAGTACGACGAGCGCATGGCGCTGCTCGAGGAGATCACCTACCCGAAACCGCTCGCCGACCTGCTGACGCAGTCCTTCGAGGTGTTCGCCTCGTCGCAGCCCTGGGTGCGCGACTTCGAACTGAGCCCCAAATCGGTGGTCCGCGACATGTTCGAGCGGGCCATGTCGTTTGCGGAATACGTCTCCTTCTATCAGCTGTCCCGCAGTGAAGGGCTGGTGCTGCGCTACCTGTCCGACGCCGACCGTGCGATTCGCCAGACCGTTCCCGCTGATGCGAGAACCGATGAGCTGCGCGACATCATCGAGTGGCTCGGCGAACTCGTGCGCCAGGTCGACTCGAGTCTCGTCGACGAGTGGTCGGCGCTCATCGACCCGACGGCGGTGCTGCCCGAGGACGGCGCTCCGGTCGTGCCGCCGGCGCCGCCCTCCATCCTCACGAACGAGCGCGCGTTCACGGTGCTCGTGCGCAACGAGCTGTTCCGCCGGGTGCAGCTCGCGGCTCTGCAGGACGACGACGCGCTGGTCGCCCTCGATCCCGACGTCGACTGGCCGCAAGCCCTCGACCGCTATTACGACGAGCACGACGAGATCCTCACCGGCGGCCCCGCGCGCTCACCGCGGCTGTGTGCGATCGACACGGCGGATGCCGCGGCATCCGGTCTCTGGCGCGTCGAGCAGACGATCGACGATCCGGCCGGAGACCACGACTGGCGTATCCGGGCCGAGGTCGATCTCGCCGCATCCGTCGAGGAGGGAGCCGCCGTCGTCCGCGTCACCGAGGTCGTGCGGCTCTAA
- a CDS encoding ECF transporter S component, translating to MARNTVLSTRVLLVCAAIGVATGILGGIAGLVTPIVLSVPGLAIVYGLVLGAHVLPGIIAQEVLRLPLVAVLTHVLAALVASAFAPIWSARFLGTALLFGAIQEGVAALTRYRAWGAWRFFISAVVIGVLVAVVVFFAAHLSAYPLWAQIAYLALSVCGPVAWTAIGLGVGASLRRAGVARQIVRR from the coding sequence GTGGCCCGAAACACCGTCCTGTCGACGCGCGTCCTGCTGGTGTGCGCGGCAATCGGCGTGGCCACCGGCATCCTGGGCGGTATCGCCGGGCTCGTGACGCCGATCGTCCTCTCCGTACCCGGTCTGGCCATCGTCTACGGCCTCGTGCTGGGCGCGCACGTGCTTCCCGGCATCATCGCGCAGGAGGTGCTGCGCCTGCCGCTGGTGGCCGTGCTGACGCATGTCCTGGCAGCGCTGGTCGCCAGCGCGTTCGCGCCGATCTGGAGCGCGCGTTTCCTCGGCACGGCACTGCTGTTCGGTGCGATTCAGGAGGGTGTGGCCGCACTCACCCGCTACCGCGCGTGGGGTGCGTGGCGGTTTTTCATCTCCGCGGTCGTGATCGGTGTCCTCGTGGCGGTCGTGGTCTTCTTCGCCGCGCACCTGAGCGCCTACCCGCTCTGGGCCCAGATCGCCTATCTCGCCCTGTCGGTGTGCGGACCGGTGGCCTGGACGGCGATCGGACTCGGCGTCGGCGCGTCGCTGCGGCGGGCGGGCGTCGCGCGGCAGATCGTTCGGCGCTGA
- a CDS encoding pirin family protein, which produces MTRLDDAAPDLAGPAACDGPRSLLLEAREVPLGGVRAMEVHRSLPQRALPMVGAWCFLDRFGPQTARMRVEPHPHIGLQTVTWPLVGEVRHRDTLGNDVVVRRGVLNLMTSGAGIAHSEYSLGEDAVPLDALQLWVALPESRRHGAADFERHENLPIVTLDDGEHGAGATATVVVGVFAGVPSPATMHTPIVGAEIRLPAGARVRLPLDPAWEYALVGVAGVPEVRTAEDAATALPDQGLLYLGIHRDGVEVTAQEDTTLFLIGGEPFESDIVMWWNFVGRSHDEIVAAREAWESEADGGDPAAARFGHVIGHDRERVPAPPLPAVRLTPRRRTV; this is translated from the coding sequence ATGACCAGGCTCGACGACGCGGCCCCCGACCTGGCCGGACCGGCCGCCTGCGACGGTCCCCGCTCGCTGCTGCTGGAGGCCCGCGAGGTCCCGCTCGGCGGCGTGCGGGCGATGGAGGTGCACCGCAGTCTGCCCCAGCGCGCACTGCCGATGGTCGGCGCCTGGTGCTTCCTCGACAGGTTCGGGCCGCAGACCGCGCGCATGCGGGTGGAGCCGCACCCCCACATCGGCCTGCAGACCGTGACCTGGCCGCTCGTGGGCGAGGTGCGCCACCGCGACACGCTCGGCAACGACGTGGTGGTCAGGCGCGGCGTCCTCAACCTCATGACCAGCGGCGCCGGCATCGCACACTCCGAGTACTCCCTGGGCGAAGACGCCGTGCCACTGGATGCGCTGCAGCTGTGGGTCGCCCTCCCGGAGTCGCGGCGCCACGGCGCGGCGGACTTCGAGCGGCACGAGAACCTGCCGATCGTCACCCTCGACGACGGGGAGCACGGCGCCGGGGCCACGGCGACGGTCGTGGTCGGGGTCTTCGCCGGCGTGCCGTCGCCCGCGACGATGCACACGCCGATCGTCGGCGCCGAGATCCGCCTGCCGGCGGGGGCGCGGGTGCGCCTTCCGCTCGATCCGGCCTGGGAGTACGCCCTCGTCGGTGTCGCCGGGGTGCCCGAGGTGCGCACCGCGGAGGATGCCGCGACCGCCCTCCCCGACCAGGGGCTGCTGTACCTCGGCATCCATCGCGACGGGGTCGAGGTGACGGCGCAAGAGGACACGACGCTGTTCCTGATCGGCGGCGAACCGTTCGAGTCGGACATCGTCATGTGGTGGAACTTCGTGGGGCGCTCGCACGATGAGATCGTGGCCGCGCGCGAAGCATGGGAGAGCGAGGCCGACGGCGGCGATCCCGCCGCGGCGCGCTTCGGGCACGTCATCGGACACGACCGTGAGCGGGTGCCGGCGCCACCCCTTCCGGCGGTGCGACTGACTCCTCGACGCCGCACGGTCTGA
- the recQ gene encoding DNA helicase RecQ, whose amino-acid sequence MSAATDRYDDPYADVPWDVDELTPPDDADAPPPPEYDGYAGALARATRDAAPAANPAATAPARPAAPRAASASDPKAVLKEVFGYDEFRGDQGDIVAHVVAGGDAVVLMPTGGGKSITYQVPALVRPGTGLVISPLIALMHDQVDALRANGVRAAYLNSTQSPSERAGVERDFLAGELDLLYVAPERLSAPATSALLQRGTLSVIAIDEAHCVSQWGHDFRPDYLALGDLSARFPGVPRMALTATATRATHQEITERLRLPDARHFVASFDRPNIQYRIEPKVDPRRQLLQFVRAQPVGAAGIVYALSRKSVEQTAEYLRTHGVDALPYHAGLDAAVRAHHQQRFLREDGVVMVATIAFGMGIDKPDVRFVAHIDLPKSVEGYYQETGRAGRDGEPAIAWMAYGLGDVVQQRRLIDQSPGERSYKMRLGQHLDAMLALCETVSCRRQNLLAYFGQSSEPCGNCDTCLDGPDTWDGLVPAQKLLSTIVRLQRERNQAFGAGHLVDILRGASTERIRQQGHDTLATYGLGADLSDQDWRSVIRQLLARGVIVARGEYGVLAVGDEGAAVLRGETAVPLRRDVLGRGGGAARVRKAAASDAVADGDRDLFEALRAWRAGVAKEQGVPAYIVFGDATLRALAEQRPASIAALDGITGIGAKKREAYGEGVLAVIAAH is encoded by the coding sequence GTGAGTGCAGCTACCGATCGGTACGACGACCCCTACGCGGACGTGCCGTGGGATGTGGATGAGCTGACTCCGCCCGACGACGCCGACGCCCCGCCGCCGCCGGAGTACGACGGGTATGCCGGTGCGCTCGCTCGCGCGACACGGGACGCGGCACCGGCCGCCAACCCGGCCGCCACCGCACCCGCCCGCCCGGCCGCGCCGCGAGCCGCCTCTGCGTCCGACCCGAAGGCCGTCCTGAAGGAGGTCTTCGGCTACGACGAGTTCCGCGGCGATCAGGGCGACATCGTGGCGCACGTCGTCGCCGGCGGCGACGCCGTGGTGCTCATGCCCACCGGCGGCGGCAAATCGATCACGTATCAGGTTCCCGCGCTCGTCCGTCCCGGCACGGGGCTGGTCATCAGTCCGCTCATCGCACTGATGCACGACCAGGTCGACGCCCTGCGCGCCAACGGTGTGCGGGCGGCGTACCTGAACTCCACCCAGAGCCCGTCCGAACGCGCCGGTGTCGAGCGCGACTTCCTCGCCGGCGAGCTCGACCTGCTCTACGTCGCGCCCGAACGCCTCAGCGCTCCCGCGACGAGTGCCCTGCTGCAGCGGGGCACACTCAGTGTGATCGCCATCGACGAGGCGCACTGCGTCAGTCAGTGGGGTCACGACTTCCGTCCCGACTACCTCGCGCTCGGAGATCTGAGCGCGCGCTTCCCCGGGGTGCCGCGCATGGCGCTCACGGCGACGGCCACGCGCGCGACCCATCAGGAGATCACCGAGCGGCTGCGCCTGCCCGACGCACGGCATTTCGTCGCGAGCTTCGATCGTCCCAACATCCAGTACCGCATCGAGCCGAAGGTCGATCCGCGCCGTCAGCTGCTGCAGTTCGTGCGCGCCCAGCCTGTCGGCGCCGCCGGAATCGTCTACGCCCTCAGCCGTAAGTCGGTGGAGCAGACGGCCGAATATCTGCGCACGCACGGGGTCGATGCCCTGCCGTACCACGCGGGATTGGATGCCGCGGTGCGTGCTCACCACCAGCAGCGCTTCCTCCGCGAAGACGGCGTGGTGATGGTCGCCACGATCGCTTTCGGAATGGGCATCGACAAGCCGGACGTACGCTTCGTCGCCCACATCGACCTGCCGAAATCGGTGGAGGGCTACTACCAGGAGACGGGCCGGGCCGGCCGCGACGGCGAGCCTGCCATCGCCTGGATGGCCTACGGCCTCGGCGACGTGGTGCAGCAGCGGCGTCTCATCGATCAGTCGCCGGGCGAGCGGTCGTACAAGATGCGGCTCGGTCAACACCTCGACGCGATGCTCGCCCTCTGTGAGACGGTCTCCTGCCGCCGGCAGAACCTTCTCGCCTACTTCGGGCAGAGTTCCGAGCCGTGCGGCAACTGCGACACCTGTCTCGACGGGCCCGACACCTGGGACGGGTTGGTCCCCGCCCAGAAGCTGCTGTCGACGATCGTGCGGCTGCAGCGCGAGCGCAATCAGGCGTTCGGCGCGGGGCACCTGGTCGACATCCTCCGCGGAGCGTCGACCGAGCGCATCCGTCAGCAAGGTCACGACACGCTCGCCACGTACGGGCTGGGAGCGGACCTCAGCGATCAGGACTGGCGCAGCGTCATCCGACAACTGCTCGCTCGCGGCGTCATCGTCGCGCGCGGCGAGTACGGCGTGCTCGCGGTCGGCGACGAAGGCGCGGCGGTGCTGCGCGGTGAGACGGCGGTGCCGCTGCGCCGCGACGTCCTCGGGCGCGGCGGGGGTGCGGCGCGCGTCCGCAAGGCCGCGGCGTCCGACGCCGTGGCCGACGGTGACCGCGACCTCTTCGAAGCCCTTCGCGCCTGGCGTGCCGGGGTCGCGAAAGAACAGGGCGTGCCCGCGTACATCGTCTTCGGCGATGCGACGCTGCGGGCGCTGGCCGAGCAGCGCCCGGCATCCATCGCGGCGCTCGACGGCATCACGGGCATCGGCGCGAAGAAGCGCGAGGCCTACGGCGAGGGCGTCCTCGCGGTCATCGCCGCGCACTGA
- a CDS encoding glycoside hydrolase family 3 N-terminal domain-containing protein — MTSSSGLRSRRLSRALRSAAAAAVIALGLAGCGAYGPSPSPSTSAPSPVPTPTPTPTPTVDPLAGLDLRQRVGQLFIVGTQIDAATPATMAAVTDRHAGGIFLHGRSQAGAAAVAALVGSFTSADADGIPLWVSTDQEGGEVQVLTGPGFDDIPYAIRQADLPDDQLRASATTWGQQLAAAGVTLNLAPVADIVTSEATRFDNPPIGALGRQYGYDEATVVAKAGAFADGMRASRVMPVFKHFPGLGHVTANTDTTADVVDTTVTADGPDIAVYRRLLQGGPAAVMVSSAIYQNIDPSAPAVFSPTVVALARSLVGPDAMIVTDDLSAAQAVQAWSPADRAVLAVSAGVDVVLASTDPSVFAAMYDAVLAKAQTDPAFAQRVDDAARHVLAAKAARP, encoded by the coding sequence GTGACGTCTTCTTCCGGCCTCCGTTCGCGACGGCTCTCGCGCGCGCTGCGTTCCGCCGCGGCCGCCGCGGTGATCGCCCTCGGCCTGGCGGGTTGCGGTGCCTACGGTCCGTCCCCGTCCCCGTCGACCTCCGCTCCGTCACCCGTCCCGACGCCGACTCCCACCCCGACGCCCACCGTCGACCCGCTCGCCGGTCTGGACCTGCGCCAGCGCGTCGGACAGCTCTTCATCGTGGGCACGCAGATCGATGCGGCGACGCCGGCCACGATGGCGGCGGTCACCGACCGGCACGCGGGCGGGATCTTCCTGCACGGGCGTTCGCAGGCGGGGGCGGCGGCGGTCGCGGCGCTCGTGGGCTCGTTCACGAGCGCGGATGCCGACGGCATCCCCCTCTGGGTCTCCACCGACCAGGAGGGAGGCGAGGTCCAGGTGCTCACGGGGCCGGGTTTCGATGACATCCCGTACGCGATCCGGCAGGCGGACCTGCCCGACGACCAGCTGCGCGCCTCCGCGACGACGTGGGGGCAGCAGCTCGCCGCCGCCGGCGTCACCCTCAACCTCGCGCCCGTCGCCGACATCGTCACGAGCGAAGCGACGCGCTTCGACAATCCGCCGATCGGTGCGCTCGGCCGTCAGTACGGCTACGACGAGGCGACGGTGGTCGCCAAGGCCGGCGCGTTCGCCGACGGGATGCGGGCCTCGCGTGTCATGCCGGTGTTCAAGCACTTCCCGGGGCTCGGTCACGTCACCGCCAACACCGACACCACCGCCGACGTCGTCGACACGACCGTCACCGCGGACGGCCCCGACATCGCCGTCTACCGCCGTCTGCTGCAGGGCGGCCCCGCCGCCGTGATGGTCTCGAGCGCGATCTACCAGAACATCGACCCCTCTGCACCGGCGGTGTTCTCACCGACGGTGGTGGCCCTCGCCCGGTCGCTCGTCGGGCCCGACGCGATGATCGTCACCGACGACCTCTCCGCGGCACAGGCGGTGCAGGCGTGGAGCCCGGCCGATCGCGCGGTGCTCGCCGTGAGCGCCGGGGTCGACGTCGTGCTCGCATCGACGGACCCCAGCGTCTTCGCGGCCATGTACGACGCGGTGCTCGCCAAGGCGCAGACCGATCCCGCATTCGCACAGCGTGTGGACGACGCCGCACGACACGTGCTCGCCGCCAAGGCCGCGCGCCCCTGA